The DNA window CGCCCATCGGCTGGTGGATCATGACACGTGAGTTGGGTAGCCCCATCCGCTTCCCAGGTGCCCCGGCCGCGAGCAACCAGGCCGCCATCGAAGCTGCCTGTCCGATGCACAGCGTCGCAATCTCGGGACGCACGTACTGCATCGTGTCGTAGATCGCGAGGCCGGCGGTCACCATGCCCCCCGGACTGTTGATATAGAGATTGATGTCCTTCCCGGGATCCTCCGCGTCCAGGAACAGCAGCTGGGCGATGATCAAATTGGAAAAGACATCGTCGATCGGCGCCCCGATAAAGATAATGCGATCTTTCAGAAGACGCGAGTAGATGTCGTACGCCCGCTCGCCGCGGTTCGTTTGTTCGATGACGATCGGAACCAGCATTTCAAGACTCCTTTTCTGTTTTTTGTAGGGGCTTACGTCGCCCCCTCCATCCGCCTGAGGCGGAATGGAGCCTCCCCCTCTCGCGAGCTTCCATCGCTGGAAAGAAACCATTATTCATTTCATTGTCCCGCTACGCGGATTCAATCACGGCCTTGGAAACCACCCAGTCCATCGCCTTGTCCTCGAGCAGCCGCGCCTTGAACACATCGAGGCTGCCCTCCTGCGAGACGATGAGGCGGCGGACGTCCTCGGGGCTCAATTTCAGCTCCTGCGCGGTCCGCGACAGGGCGGAATCGACCTCTTCCGGGGTGACGTTCAACTTCTCCCGTTCCGCGATCGCCATGAGGATCAGGCGGCCCTTCACCTTGGACCGCGCGGCCGGCTCGATTTCTTTTCGGACGGCCTGCGGATCGATCCGGGCCTGCTCCAGGGTCACGCCTTTCGGAAGGCGCTGCTGCAGTCGGGCCAGGGATTCCTGGACCTCCTGCTCGACCAGGGAGGGGGGGACCTCAAACGGATGGGCCTCGTTCAATTGTTTGAGGAGCGCCGTCCGGACGGCCCGGTCCTGTTCCAAGCGGGTCCGAGCCGTCAGGTCCTCCTTCAGTTTCGCCCTGAGCTGATCGAGCGACGCGAAATTCCCGGCGTCCCTGGCCAGTTCATCATCGAGCGGCGGAAGCACTTTCTGTTTGACCTCGCGAACCGTGACGTCAAACTCCACCGCCCGGCCGGCCAGCTCGGCTTTCGGATAATCCTTCGGGAAGGCCGTCTGAACCTTGACGCGATCGCCGCGTTGATGGTGGATCAACTGCTCCTCAAATCCCGGGATCAAGGTATCGGACCCGATCTGGACCAGTTGGTTCTCGCGGGATCCTCCCTCCAGGGGGCGGCCGTCCATCGAGCCCCGGAAGTCGAGCAGCACGAAATCCTTTTCGGCGATCCGATGATCCTCGGGGCAGGCGACCAGTTGGGCGTGTTGCTCCTGAAGGGCCTCCAGGCCCTTGTCCACATCGAGATTCGTCACCTCCATCTTCGGGCGCTGAACCTTCAAACCCGTGTAGCCCTTCAACTCGATCGGCGGCGTGATCTCGACCATCGCCGTGAACAAGAGGGGCGCGTTTTTCTTCAGCTCCACCTTTTCGATGGCCGGGAGTTCCACGGGATGAAGGCCGGTTTCCTGGATGGCCCGTCGATAATAGTCCGGCACCAGCTTGCGGATCACGTCCTCTTCGATGGTGCCCTTGAAGCGCTGCTCCAACAACGACCGCGGCGCCTTCCCGGGCCGGAAGCCGGGTATCCGGACGCGGTGGTTCAAATCGGTGTAGGCGGCCTCCAACTCCCGGGCGACGACCTCCTCGGGCACCTCGATCTTGAGCGATTTTTTAACGGTGCTGATTTCTTCGACGGCAACTTTCATTTTTTGTGAGGCTGCTGAAAAAGTCCATCGGCTGCGGCCTTGCGACCCACCTCCAGAATATAAAATACTGGAAGTCCCCCCGGGGACATCTGAAGCTTTTTGAGCAGCCCACCTCCTCTTATCTTTGCAATCTTGCCTGCCCTCTGCCATTGGTGGCTGCCCCGAGATTTGAACTCGGACGCCTTGCGGCACTGGCTTCTAAGGCCAGCGTGTCTGCCATTCCACCAGGCAGCCTATTTTCGACTTCTGCAAAACCCCATCGGCTGCGTTGCCGAAGACGGCGAACCGAGAAGAGGTGCCTTCGGCACAGATTATATTCCGCGCCGCTGTCGCAGCGCGGTGCGGTTTCTCGGGCCCTCGGAGATCCTCACGTGCTATCTGTAGGGGCGTACGGCCGTACGCCCCTGCGCGGTCTCCTCGGTCCCTTCGGCCTTGCGACCAACCTCCAGAAATTATAATGCTGGAAGTCCCCGGAGGGGGCCGCCGGAACTTTTTCGACAGTCTCGGAAGTTAAACTCCAGCTCTTTTTAAACCGTCGTAATATCTGGTGGGCCGTGTAGGGATCGAACCTACGACCCGCTGATTAAGAGTCAGCTGCTCTACCAACTGAGCTAACGGCCCACGAAATACTTTATGAGCAATAGAACAATGGAAAATGGACCGCAATGGAGCCATATCCAATGTTCCATTGTCTATGGCTCCATCGCTCTGAATTTTTGCTCTGCAAAAATTCTACGCGCCTGGCGGGATTTGAACCCACGACCCTCGGCTTCGGAGGCCGATACTCTATCCGCTGAGCTACAGGCGCTGAGTCCGCAATGCAACCGCCGGGATCACCGTCTTCAAACAAACAGATTCGCATTATATCACAACCGCTTTTGAAGTTCAAAACCCTGCTAAAAACCGATTTTAACGGTCGAAGCGGCCTTGACGGCCAGATCGCGGGCCGAGAATGCATCCGGGCCCGGGGCGAGAACGACGCCGAGCCGGCGGTTCTTGCGGCCATCGGGCTTGCCGAAAAGCCGGACCTGGACCCCGGGAAGGGCCAGGGCCCCCGCAATGTCGTAGGACGGCGCGAGCACTTCACGATCGGCCAGGATGACGGAGGAGCCGCCGGGGGTCCGGATCACGGGCTCGTGAACGGGAAAACCGAGGACGGCGCGGACATGGAGCGCAAACTCCGAGAGGTCTTGCGAAATCAGGGTGACCAGACCGGTATCGTGGGGCCTCGGGGAGACCTCGGAGAAAAAAACCTCGTCCCCGCGTATGAACAATTCGACGCCGAAAATTCCACGCCCGCCGAGATTTTCCGTCACCGCGGATGCGATCTCCTTGGCGCGCGCCAGCACGCGCGGGTCCATCGGATGGGGCTGCCAGGACTGCCGGTAATCGCCGTCGGTCTGGACGTGGCCCACCGGCGGGCAGAAGACGGTCCCGTTGACCGCGCGGACGGTGAGCAGCGTGATTTCGTAATCAAACTTGATAAAGGACTCCAGGATGACCTTGGTTCTTTTGGCCCGTCCGGACGACATCGCGTAGGTCCAGGCCCGGGGAAGTTCCGAGGGGGCCCGGACGACGGACTGGCCCTTCCCGGAGGAGGACATCACCGGCTTCATGACGCAGGGATAGCCCAGGTCGGCCCCCGCGGCCTTCAGGTCCTCGGGATTGTCGATGAAGCGGTACCGGCTGGTGGGGAGCTTCAACTCCTCGGCCGCCAGGCGCCGTATCCCTTCGCGGTCCATCGTCAGCTTCGCGGCCCGCGCGGTCGGAATCACCGTGAAGGTCTTCTCGGCCTCCAGCAGATAATCCGTCGCGATCGCCTCGATCTCGGGGACGATCAGGTCGGGCTGTTCTTTTTGAATCACATCGGCGAGCTGATCCCGGTCCAGCATGTCGATCACGTGGGAGCGATGGGCCACCTGCATCGCCGGGGCGTGCGGATAACGGTCGACGGCGATCACCTCGACCCCGAGGCGCTGGGCCTCGATGGCAACCTCCTTGCCCAGCTCGCCGGCGCCGAGCAGCATCAACTTCACCGCCTTTTTCGTCAGGGGCGTTCCGATCACCATGCCGCCTTTCACTCCCATAAACGGAGTGTGATTGTAATGGATAATTTCCGGGGTGTCAATCGGTTAGACGGGTTTTCTTGACGGTAAAACGCTTTCGGACGGAACGGCGCTCTTCGATTCGGGCGCCCCCGTCTCCTCGGCTCCGGCCGTCACGGGAAAGAAGAAAAGAAGGGCGGAGAAACAAATAAATCGTGTCGCGGAATTATATTATTTGGCGTGAGGCGGGTCCATCCCAATCATTCCGGCGTGGGGTCCATCCGCTCCGCCCACCCGGGGCCCTCCCATCGATCGGCCCGCCTATTGCAGGGTGGTGCGGAAGCGCCGGAAACTGGCCATGACGCTGATGACCGCCATGACCGCGAGGATGGCCACGTGGATGGCGACGTACCGGAGATCCCCGCCCTTGAGCATGATGTTCCGCAGCAGGCCCAGGTAGTGCGCGAGCGGGTCGAGGGAGGCGAGCCAGCGGATGCCGGCCGGAATATTTTCGATCGGGAAGAACAGCCCCGAGAACATCATCGCGGGGAACATGAACAGGAAACCGGCCATCGCCGCCTGCTGCTGGTTCTGGCAGAAGGTCGAGATGAGCGTCCCGATCGCGACCGTCGTGCAGACGAAGGCGAACGACGCGCCGATCAGGACGAGGAACGAGCCCCGCATCGGGACGCGGAAGACGAACACCGCCACCGCCAGGATCAGCGGCAGGTTGGACATGCCGATCAGGAGATACGGAAGGGTCTTTCCGTAAATGACCTCCGAGCGGTACACCGGCGCCGAGATCAGCATCTCGAAGGTGCCCATCTCTTTCTCGCGGACGATTCCGATGTTGGTCAGGACCATCGTGGTCATCAACATGAGCATGGTCATGACGCCCGGGACCATGAAGATGGAGGACTCCAGGGAGGGATTGAACAGAACCCGCACGTCGAAGCGGATCGGGGGATCGGGCGGGAGGATCCCGAGGTCGTCGCGGATCGTCTGCCGGAGGATGGACTGAAGGTAGTTTTCCACCGCCTGGGCCTGGAGGACGTTGGTCGCGTCCGTGAGGAGCTGCAGCGGGGCGTCGCCCCTCCCGAGCGCCCGCGTGAAGCCGCCGGGCGGAGGCACCAGGACCGCGTCGGCCTTTCCGGCCTGGATCAGCGTGAACGGATCTTCCCCGGAATCCTTCGCCGGGATGAACCAGCCCCCCGCGAGACTCCGTTCGTAGACGTCGCGCATCACCGTGTCCTTCGAATCGAAAAAGGCGGCGAGCCGGAGGTTCTTGACCTCGTTGGAGATCGCCACCCCGAATAGCGTCATCTGGATGACCGGGGTGACGAACAGGATGAATTTCATCCGGGGATCGCGGACCGCCTGGATCAGCTCTTTCTTGATGAAACCGAGCAGCGTGGGGTTCACGGTTCGAGGGTCCTTTTGAAGCGCTTCGTGGCGGCCAGGATCATCGCCCCGCAGAAAAGCGCCAAGGCGAGAAACGCCCCGCCCATCTCCGCAAAGCTCGATCCCTTTAAAAAGGCGTCGCGGGCGATCGTCATGAACCAACGGGCCGGCAGGATCATGGTGAAGTATTGGAAGAACGGCGGCATGCTGGTGATCGGGAAGACGAACCCGGAGAGCAGGTTGGAGGGCAGCAATCCGGTGAGAAAGGCGAACTGCATCGCGATCTGCTGTTTTCGCGTGATCACGGAGATGAGGAGCCCCTGGGCGAGATAGGTGCCCAGGAAGAGCACGCTCCCCAGCCCGAAGAGGGCGAAATTTCCGACGAAGGGAACCCCGAAGACGGTCCGCGCGATGACGTACACGAACAGCTGGGCCGTGAGGCCCAGCGCGGCATACGGCGCGATCTTGCCCGCGATGATCTCCAGCGGCCGGACCGGCGTCGACAGCAGCAATTCCATGGAACCGTTCTCCCATTCCCGGGCGACGGTCAGGGACGTGAGCAGGATGGAGAGGATCGCCATCACGACCACGGACAGGCCCGGGATCACGAACCAACGGCTGTTCAGCTCCGGGTTGAACAGGAAACGCGTCCGGAGGTCGTAGGGCCGGGGCGGATCAAACCCCGCGATTCGTTTCGAGGCCAGGGCCTCGATGCTGTTGAGGTATCCCGCCACGGGTCCCACGGTGGAGTTATCCGCCCCGTCCAGGAGGACCTGCGCCCGGGCGCCCCGCCCGGCCAGCAGGTCCTTTTCGAAGCGGGGCGGGATGATCAGCGCCGCCCGCGCGCGCTCGGCGGAAACATCCCGGTACCCCTCGGACGGAGAACCGGAGGACTGGACGAGGAAATAACGCGAGCCGGCAAACGCATCGATTAGCCGCCGGGAGGTCTGGCTTTGGTCCGAGTCGCTCACGGCCAAGGCGACGTTCTCCACGTTGAAGTCGATCGCGATCCCGTAAATCAGGACCATCACGACCGGAAGGCCCAGGGCGAAGGCCAGCGTGAAGGGGTCGCGCAGGATATGGAAGACCTCCTTGCGGGCCACCGCGGCGGCGCGGGTCCAAACGAAGGACGGCGTCACGTCCGTTGCTCCACGGCGCGGATGAAGACATCCTCCAGGGAGGGCCGGATCCGGCGGATGCGGAATCGTTTCTCGAATTCCGGGCGGACGCGCTCCCAATCCTCGGCGCGATGAACCGCCGCGTGAAACCGCAGCCCGTAGGGCTCCACGAACGAAAACGCCTCGTGCGCCTGCAGCGAAGCGATCTCGGCGAAGCTGAGCGGCACCTTCGGGTCGAACTCGTAAACGGGGGTGGGAAACATCGTGTCTTTGAGGCGTTCGGGGCTGTCGGTCGCCACGAGGCGGCCCTCCCGCATCAAGGCGATCCGCCCGCATTGCTCCGCCTCGTCCATATGATGCGTGGTCACGAACACGGTCTTGCCGCGCTCCGCAATCCGCCGGATCAGCCGCCAGAAGCGATCGCGCGCCGCGGGGGTCACCCCGGAGGTCGGCTCGTCCAGGAAGACGATCTCCGGATCGTGCAGCAGCGCGGCGGCCAGCGAGACCTGCTGTTTGATCCCGCCCGGCAGGTCCTGGACGGGGGAGTCGATCGGCCGGTCGAAAGAGATGAACTCGAACAGCTCGCGGCGGCGTTCCCGATAGACCGCGGGATCGAGCTTGCGCAGGCTTGAGATGAAGTCCAGGTTCTCTCCGACGGTCATATCGTTGTAGAGGGTAAACCGCTGCGACATGTAGCCGACCCTGGATTTGATCGCCCGCCTCCCCTCCTCAAATCCCACCCCGGCGACCCGAACGAAACCCGAGGTCGGCGCCAGGAGACCGCAGAGCACGCGGATGGTCGTGGTCTTGCCCGCGCCGTTGGCGCCGAGGAACCCGAAGATCTCCCCGGGACTCACCGCGAACGAGATCCCGTCCACCGCGGTAAAATCCCCGAAGCGGACGACCAGGTCGCGCACCTCGACCGCAACGGGGTTCATGGGCCGGTCCTCCTCCCCGGTTCTTCCACGGCATGGCGGATGAAAAGCTCGTCGAAACTTTGGACGCCCTCCTGCTCCAGCAGCTCGCGCGGCTCCCCGGCCGCCACCACCCGGCCCCGCTCGAGCAGGTGCACCCGCGAACACCGCTCCGCCTCGTCCATGTAGGCCGTCGTGATCAGGATCAGGATCTTCTGATCGGAGAGCCGGTAGAGCAGGTCCCACAGTTCGCGGCGGCTGATCGGGTCCACGCCGCTGGTCGGCTCGTCGAGCACCACCGCCCGGGGCGAGCGCAGCAGCGCGCACATGAGGCCCAGCTTTTTGTACATCCCGCCGGAGAGCTGGCCCGCCGGGCGGTCGACAAAATCCGCCAGACGCGTGATCCGCAGCAGCTCCTCGCACTTGAGTCGATAGGCCTCGTCGGGGATGCCGTAAAGCGCGCGGAAAAAATCCAGGTGCTCCCCGATGGATAAATCGCCATACAGGCTCTGCTGCTGCGGCATGTAGGCGATCTCCGGCCGTATCGTCTCGAAATCCGCCGGGCGCCCGTCCAGCCGGAACGCCACGGTCCCGGCGCCGGGTTTCAACAGGCCGAGGATCACCCGCATCAGCGTCGTCTTGCCCGCCCCCTCGGGGCCGATCACCCCGTGCATCAATCCCGCCTCGAACTCCAGGGACACGCCGTCCAACGCGGTCGCGCGTCCGAACTGCTTTCGGATTTCGCGGACGAAGATGGAAATGGACCCCTGTGGTATGTCCTGCGGTGTCATTCGTGCCTAACCGAAAACCGGTCGTTTCAATTTTTGGGAAGCACCACCTCGATCGTCATTCCGGGCTTCAGGATTTCCTCCGCGTTGGAGTCCCTGAAGCTCACCTTGACCCCGAACACGAGGCGTTCCCGCTCCGCCTGGGTCTGGACGTTCTTGGGGGTGAATTCCGCCTCGTCGTTGATCTTCAGGATGACGCCGTCGAACTCGCGGTTGTTGAGCTCGGGAAGATACCCTTTGACCTTCATCCCCGGCGAAAGCCGGGCGATCAGCGGTTGCGGAACATAGATGTAGGCCCAGATGTCGCGAATGTTGGCGACCGTGAGGATTTTGGTTCCCGGATTCATCCATTCGCCGGGTTCGTGGTAGCGACTCAAGACCTTGCCGTTGACCGGGGACAGGATCGAGCACCATTCGACCCGGGTATCCGCATCGTCTTTTCGGTTCCGGAGTTGGTCCATGGTCTCCTGGGATACGAGATCGGACTTCGAAAGCTGGACCCCGCGATCGTAATTCTCATGGGCCAGTCGGGCGGCGATCTTGTAGTCCTCGCAGTCCAGCACGACCACCGTTTCCCCTTCCGTCACCCGGTCCCCTTCCTGAACCCGAACCTGATCGATGGCGGCCGAGAGGCGGGCGGAGAGATCGATCTTCGTGGCTTCCAGTGTGCCCGCATAACGAAAGGGCAGGAGGCGGACCTCCAGATACCAGTAGGCCGCGGCGGCGACACCGCCCGCCAGCAACACGACGGCCATGAGCAACTTCGGAGAAGGCTTTTTCATCGATCGCTTATCATGGCCAGAGGGCGTTTTTAAGACGAATTATCGGTTGAAGGCCCGGATGCGGATCCTGGTCCGGGAGTGAAATTCTGCGCGCCTTTGAAAGGGAATGGGTCGTTTTTCGCGAAACGATGCCTGGGAATGATATTAATGGATCTTGGAGGGAGAGTCAATCCGTTGGAGAGGTCCTGTTCAAGACGGACCGCGACCGGCGATGATCCCGAATCGAGACGTGAATCGGTTTCCGGCCGTGATGAAAACCGGATCGCGGGAGTGAGGGGCCGTCCCCCTGCGCGCGCGGCCGGAGGGGAGGCGGGAATTTCCAATCGAATTGGCAGGGGGATCGGATTCGTGATAAAATGGGCCCAACCTTGAACGATCCGGCGATTCCATGCACTCATGGGTACTCTATGCCGTTCTTTCGGCGGTCTTTGCCGCGCTGGTCGCCATCCTTGGCAAGATGGGCATCGCAAG is part of the Nitrospiria bacterium genome and encodes:
- the clpP gene encoding ATP-dependent Clp endopeptidase proteolytic subunit ClpP, whose protein sequence is MLVPIVIEQTNRGERAYDIYSRLLKDRIIFIGAPIDDVFSNLIIAQLLFLDAEDPGKDINLYINSPGGMVTAGLAIYDTMQYVRPEIATLCIGQAASMAAWLLAAGAPGKRMGLPNSRVMIHQPMGGFQGQATDVDIQAREILKIRHRMNELLAEHVGKPVEQIAKDTERDYYLSATEAQAYGVIDQVMSGQRSSASATSPDDRPTRS
- the tig gene encoding trigger factor — protein: MKVAVEEISTVKKSLKIEVPEEVVARELEAAYTDLNHRVRIPGFRPGKAPRSLLEQRFKGTIEEDVIRKLVPDYYRRAIQETGLHPVELPAIEKVELKKNAPLLFTAMVEITPPIELKGYTGLKVQRPKMEVTNLDVDKGLEALQEQHAQLVACPEDHRIAEKDFVLLDFRGSMDGRPLEGGSRENQLVQIGSDTLIPGFEEQLIHHQRGDRVKVQTAFPKDYPKAELAGRAVEFDVTVREVKQKVLPPLDDELARDAGNFASLDQLRAKLKEDLTARTRLEQDRAVRTALLKQLNEAHPFEVPPSLVEQEVQESLARLQQRLPKGVTLEQARIDPQAVRKEIEPAARSKVKGRLILMAIAEREKLNVTPEEVDSALSRTAQELKLSPEDVRRLIVSQEGSLDVFKARLLEDKAMDWVVSKAVIESA
- the purT gene encoding formate-dependent phosphoribosylglycinamide formyltransferase, producing MIGTPLTKKAVKLMLLGAGELGKEVAIEAQRLGVEVIAVDRYPHAPAMQVAHRSHVIDMLDRDQLADVIQKEQPDLIVPEIEAIATDYLLEAEKTFTVIPTARAAKLTMDREGIRRLAAEELKLPTSRYRFIDNPEDLKAAGADLGYPCVMKPVMSSSGKGQSVVRAPSELPRAWTYAMSSGRAKRTKVILESFIKFDYEITLLTVRAVNGTVFCPPVGHVQTDGDYRQSWQPHPMDPRVLARAKEIASAVTENLGGRGIFGVELFIRGDEVFFSEVSPRPHDTGLVTLISQDLSEFALHVRAVLGFPVHEPVIRTPGGSSVILADREVLAPSYDIAGALALPGVQVRLFGKPDGRKNRRLGVVLAPGPDAFSARDLAVKAASTVKIGF
- a CDS encoding ABC transporter permease, which encodes MNPTLLGFIKKELIQAVRDPRMKFILFVTPVIQMTLFGVAISNEVKNLRLAAFFDSKDTVMRDVYERSLAGGWFIPAKDSGEDPFTLIQAGKADAVLVPPPGGFTRALGRGDAPLQLLTDATNVLQAQAVENYLQSILRQTIRDDLGILPPDPPIRFDVRVLFNPSLESSIFMVPGVMTMLMLMTTMVLTNIGIVREKEMGTFEMLISAPVYRSEVIYGKTLPYLLIGMSNLPLILAVAVFVFRVPMRGSFLVLIGASFAFVCTTVAIGTLISTFCQNQQQAAMAGFLFMFPAMMFSGLFFPIENIPAGIRWLASLDPLAHYLGLLRNIMLKGGDLRYVAIHVAILAVMAVISVMASFRRFRTTLQ
- a CDS encoding ABC transporter permease; translation: MTPSFVWTRAAAVARKEVFHILRDPFTLAFALGLPVVMVLIYGIAIDFNVENVALAVSDSDQSQTSRRLIDAFAGSRYFLVQSSGSPSEGYRDVSAERARAALIIPPRFEKDLLAGRGARAQVLLDGADNSTVGPVAGYLNSIEALASKRIAGFDPPRPYDLRTRFLFNPELNSRWFVIPGLSVVVMAILSILLTSLTVAREWENGSMELLLSTPVRPLEIIAGKIAPYAALGLTAQLFVYVIARTVFGVPFVGNFALFGLGSVLFLGTYLAQGLLISVITRKQQIAMQFAFLTGLLPSNLLSGFVFPITSMPPFFQYFTMILPARWFMTIARDAFLKGSSFAEMGGAFLALALFCGAMILAATKRFKRTLEP
- a CDS encoding ABC transporter ATP-binding protein codes for the protein MNPVAVEVRDLVVRFGDFTAVDGISFAVSPGEIFGFLGANGAGKTTTIRVLCGLLAPTSGFVRVAGVGFEEGRRAIKSRVGYMSQRFTLYNDMTVGENLDFISSLRKLDPAVYRERRRELFEFISFDRPIDSPVQDLPGGIKQQVSLAAALLHDPEIVFLDEPTSGVTPAARDRFWRLIRRIAERGKTVFVTTHHMDEAEQCGRIALMREGRLVATDSPERLKDTMFPTPVYEFDPKVPLSFAEIASLQAHEAFSFVEPYGLRFHAAVHRAEDWERVRPEFEKRFRIRRIRPSLEDVFIRAVEQRT
- a CDS encoding ABC transporter ATP-binding protein codes for the protein MTPQDIPQGSISIFVREIRKQFGRATALDGVSLEFEAGLMHGVIGPEGAGKTTLMRVILGLLKPGAGTVAFRLDGRPADFETIRPEIAYMPQQQSLYGDLSIGEHLDFFRALYGIPDEAYRLKCEELLRITRLADFVDRPAGQLSGGMYKKLGLMCALLRSPRAVVLDEPTSGVDPISRRELWDLLYRLSDQKILILITTAYMDEAERCSRVHLLERGRVVAAGEPRELLEQEGVQSFDELFIRHAVEEPGRRTGP
- a CDS encoding HlyD family efflux transporter periplasmic adaptor subunit, yielding MKKPSPKLLMAVVLLAGGVAAAAYWYLEVRLLPFRYAGTLEATKIDLSARLSAAIDQVRVQEGDRVTEGETVVVLDCEDYKIAARLAHENYDRGVQLSKSDLVSQETMDQLRNRKDDADTRVEWCSILSPVNGKVLSRYHEPGEWMNPGTKILTVANIRDIWAYIYVPQPLIARLSPGMKVKGYLPELNNREFDGVILKINDEAEFTPKNVQTQAERERLVFGVKVSFRDSNAEEILKPGMTIEVVLPKN